In Chanodichthys erythropterus isolate Z2021 chromosome 11, ASM2448905v1, whole genome shotgun sequence, a single window of DNA contains:
- the LOC137031037 gene encoding transmembrane protein 184B-like, whose amino-acid sequence MAPAGPNISWFPEAPLLTPEQPIFLMTTTAQAVSGFFVWTALLLTCHQIYMHLRYYSSPKEQMHIVRILFIVPIYAFDSWLSLLFFTNDQYYVYFDTVRDCYEAFVIYNFLSLCYEYLGGESAIMAEIRGKPIESSCIYGTCCLWGKTYSIGFLRFCKQATLQFCVVKPLMAMITVILQAFGKYRDGDFNVASGYLYVTIIYNISVSLSLYALFLFYFSTRDLLSPYRPMLKFLMVKSVIFLSFWQGMLLAILEKCGAIPKISSPEVSVGEGTVAAGYQNFIICIEMFFAALALRHAFTYKVYMDKRLDSLGRCAPMKSISSSLKETMNPGDMVQDAIHNFSPAYQQYTQQSTLEQGVTAPPISRNHNCLSARDNEKTLLLSSDDEF is encoded by the coding sequence ATGGCTCCTGCTGGGCCCAACATCTCCTGGTTCCCAGAGGCTCCTCTGCTCACTCCAGAACAGCCCATATTCTTAATGACAACGACGGCCCAGGCAGTCTCAGGCTTCTTTGTGTGGACAGCACTTCTACTCACTTGCCACCAGATCTACATGCATTTGCGATACTACAGCTCTCCCAAGGAGCAGATGCACATTGTTCGGATCCTTTTCATCGTACCCATCTACGCCTTTGACTCCTGGCTCAGCCTTCTCTTTTTTACCAACGACCAGTACTATGTTTACTTCGACACAGTCAGGGATTGCTATGAGGCATTTGTGATCTATAACTTCTTGAGCCTTTGTTATGAATACCTTGGAGGAGAGAGTGCTATCATGGCAGAGATCAGAGGAAAACCCATTGAGTCCAGCTGTATATACGGAACATGTTGTCTTTGGGGCAAGACCTACTCCATTGGCTTCCTTAGATTCTGCAAACAGGCCACTTTACAGTTCTGTGTGGTAAAACCCCTGATGGCCATGATTACAGTCATCCTACAGGCCTTTGGGAAGTATCGTGATGGTGACTTCAATGTCGCTAGTGGTTACCTGTATGTGACTATCATCTACAACATCTCAGTCAGCCTGTCCCTCTACGCCCTCTTCCTGTTCTACTTTTCCACCCGAGACCTCCTCAGCCCCTACAGGCCCATGCTCAAGTTCCTTATGGTCAAATCGGTCATCTTCCTCTCCTTCTGGCAAGGCATGCTGCTGGCTATCCTGGAGAAGTGTGGTGCGATTCCTAAGATCAGCTCTCCTGAGGTTTCTGTCGGCGAGGGAACTGTTGCAGCTGGATACCAGAATTTCATTATTTGCATTGAGATGTTCTTTGCCGCATTGGCCCTGCGACATGCGTTTACATACAAAGTCTACATGGACAAAAGACTGGATTCCCTTGGTCGCTGTGCCCCCATGAAGAGcatctccagcagcttgaaggAGACCATGAACCCTGGAGACATGGTTCAGGATGCCATCCACAATTTCTCCCCAGCCTACCAACAGTACACCCAGCAATCCACCCTAGAGCAGGGAGTCACCGCACCACCCATATCCCGTAATCACAACTGCTTGAGCGCCCGGGACAATGAGAAAACCCTGCTGCTTAGCTCCGACGATGAGTTTTAA
- the LOC137031038 gene encoding histone H2B-like: protein MPEPAKSAPKKGSKKAVTKTAGKGGKKRRKSRKESYAIYVYKVLKQVHPDTGISSKAMGIMNSFVNDIFERIAGEASRLAHYNKRSTITSREIQTAVRLLLPGELAKHAVSEGTKAVTKYTSSK from the coding sequence ATGCCTGAACCAGCCAAGTCCGCGCCTAAGAAGGGCTCCAAGAAGGCCGTCACGAAGACCGCCGGGAAGGGAGGAAAGAAGCGCAGAAAATCCAGGAAGGAGAGCTACGCCATCTACGTGTACAAAGTGCTGAAGCAGGTTCATCCTGACACCGGCATCTCCTCCAAGGCGATGGGCATCATGAACTCTTTCGTCAACGACATCTTCGAGCGCATCGCCGGTGAGGCGTCTCGTCTCGCTCACTACAACAAGCGCTCCACCATCACGTCGAGAGAGATCCAGACCGCCGTGCGTCTGCTGCTGCCCGGTGAGCTGGCCAAACACGCCGTGTCTGAGGGCACCAAGGCCGTCACCAAGTACACCAGCTCCAAGTAG
- the LOC137029817 gene encoding histone H3-like, giving the protein MARTKQTARKSTGGKAPRKQLATKAARKSAPATGGVKKPHRYRPGTVALREIRRYQKSTELLIRKLPFQRLVREIAQDFKTDLRFQSSAVMALQEASEAYLVGLFEDTNLCAIHAKRVTIMPKDIQLARRIRGERA; this is encoded by the coding sequence ATGGCAAGAACCAAGCAGACCGCTCGTAAATCCACCGGTGGTAAAGCCCCGAGGAAGCAGCTCGCTACTAAAGCAGCGCGGAAGAGCGCGCCAGCCACCGGCGGCGTCAAGAAGCCCCATCGTTACAGGCCCGGGACCGTGGCTCTCCGAGAGATCCGCCGTTATCAGAAGTCCACCGAGCTGCTGATCCGCAAACTGCCTTTCCAGCGGCTGGTGCGAGAAATCGCTCAGGACTTCAAGACGGATCTGCGCTTCCAGAGCTCCGCTGTCATGGCCCTGCAGGAGGCCAGTGAGGCTTATTTAGTGGGTCTGTTCGAGGACACCAACCTGTGCGCCATCCACGCCAAGAGAGTCACCATCATGCCCAAAGACATTCAGCTGGCCCGCCGCATCCGCGGAGAGCGCGCTTAA
- the LOC137031039 gene encoding histone H1-like, whose product MAETAPAPAAAAPAKAPKKKSAAKAKKAGPGVGELIVKTVSASKERSGVSLAALKKALAASGYDVEKNNSRVKIAIKGLVTKGTLVQVKGTGASGSFKLNKQQAETKKKPAKKAAPKAKKPAAKKPAAAKKPKSAAAKKPAAKKSPKKAKKPAATAAKKATKSPKKAKKPAAAKKAAKSPKKAKAAKPKAAKPKAAKPKKAAPKKK is encoded by the coding sequence ATGGCAGAAACCGCCCCAGCCCCGGCTGCTGCCGCCCCGGCCAAAGCGCCCAAGAAGAAGTCCGCTGCGAAAGCCAAGAAAGCAGGTCCAGGCGTCGGTGAGCTCATCGTCAAAACTGTGAGCGCGTCCAAGGAGAGGAGCGGCGTGTCCCTCGCCGCCCTGAAGAAAGCTCTCGCTGCCAGCGGCTACGACGTGGAGAAGAACAACTCCCGCGTCAAGATCGCCATCAAGGGCCTGGTGACTAAAGGCACCCTGGTGCAGGTCAAAGGGACCGGCGCCTCGGGCTCATTCAAGCTCAACAAGCAGCAAGCCGAGACCAAGAAGAAGCCGGCCAAGAAAGCGGCTCCTAAAGCCAAGAAGCCCGCGGCAAAGAAACCCGCTGCGGCCAAGAAGCCCAAGAGCGCCGCGGCAAAGAAGCCCGCCGCGAAGAAATCGCCCAAGAAGGCCAAGAAACCCGCCGCCACAGCCGCTAAGAAGGCCACGAAGAGCCCCAAGAAGGCGAAGAAGCCAGCAGCCGCTAAGAAAGCAGCCAAGAGCCCCAAAAAGGCCAAGGCGGCTAAACCTAAGGCGGCAAAGCCTAAAGCCGCCAAGCCTAAAAAGGCAGCTCCCAAAAAGAAGTAA